Part of the Sciurus carolinensis chromosome 7, mSciCar1.2, whole genome shotgun sequence genome, ATGAACTTAGGCTGGTCTCTTGAGATGGAAGAGGGGGGCTGAAGGTACATGCTAATGGCTGGGCCATAAAATAGGAAAACCACAATAAGATGAGAGGAACATGTGCCAAaggcctttttccttccttcagaagATTTGATCTTAAATACAGTATGTCCAATGCTAGCATAGGAGGCAAGAATTAAACACAGAGGAACAGCTAACATAAAAATGCACACCACAGAGAGTATGAGCTCATTGGCCTCCTTTTCACCACAGGCGGTCTTTATCAGAACTGGAATCTCACACAACAAGTGATCCAGTTTATTGACGCCACACAGTGGCAACTGTAACGTAAGAGTGGCTTCTAAGAAAGCATAGACCATTCCACCCAGCCACACAGTGGTTACTAAGAGTATGCAGATGCATCGATTCATGATGAGGGTGTAGTGAAGAGGTCTGCAAATGGCTACATAGCGATCAAAAGACATAATGGCCAAGAGCAGACATTCTGTGCCTCCCATTATGCTGAAGAAATAAAGTTGAACTATACACCCAATATAACTGATTGTTTTCTTAGAGCTTCCCAAATTAATCAGCATCTGAGGGACGAAGCTTGTTGTGTAACACATGTCTAAAAAGGAGAGGTTGGTGAGGAAGAAATACATAGGGCTGTGGAGACGGGGGTCTAACTTGGACACCAGAATGATGATGATGTTTCCCATCATAGCCATGGGGTATGTTATCAGAAGAATAACAAATAAAGGAAGCTGTAGCCAAGGATGGTTAGCAAAGCCTAGTAGAATGAATTCTTCAGGGCGGCTTTCATTAATTAGTatcattttcttcaacttttacACATGTAGTAGGATGGTGACAAAATAGGTAAAATTATAAGGAATGATAAAACAATTATGCACTTACTATTCAATCATATAAGACAAGGTACAATAAGTTGTGGAAGAAATAAAGGGCCAAGCACCAGGTGAATTCCATTTCTCTTCATGCCACTATAAATTAAAGACTTCAACAAGCAAGCCGACCATTCTGTGAGTGAACGTCCTCTGTAATAAGACCTACAGTAACTATCTCCTGGGGTTCCAATGAGAAGTAAATACAAAATGGAAGTGACTATGTTCTAGAAATTCCAAAGTTATAGTTTTCAAACTGTCTTGAATACAAATCAGCTGAGGAGgttgttaaaatgaagatttttttgatttttatctccaGATAACCGTTAAGAGATGTGGCCAGAGTCCAAGGTGCCAAATGATTTTGTCAAAAGCATTGCTACAAAGCATTACTGAAATATTAAGAAGAGTTGAAGTGTTAAGTTAGCGATAGAAGGGAGAGAAAACCCAGTGCTATAAAAATCATTAATAGCCTAGTCCAGCCTAATAGTGAAATAATTACATCACCTATGTTGAGAATGAGAAGATTTTAGTGTTCAACAAGCTCTTAGGTATATGAAATCGAGCAGGAAGTATAAATGCTTTCAGCTGTGGCATTATTGCTGTTGAAATGGAGCctatgttgcccagtctggtcttgaacttgggtgCTTGTTTTCTCTTCAGCCTCCCAACTATCCAGGACTAGAGAACCACACCACTATGCCCTGTTTAACTATATTTAACATCAGTGTTCTGAAGTATCAATTGAGGGAGTTGAGCTACAAAGACATTTTCCTCCAAActcaagaatttgtttttatgtttcttgCATAACTACTTAGATCAAACTTCAGGCAATTCATCTTTCAATgctaaattttgtttaatttcacattttgcaGGTTggattttactgtttttatatgattttagACAACTGTCAGTGACCTACAGACAGACTATACAGCtactaatacatttttttaattctgggtAACTGTTGTCAGGAAAAATGTCAATATCCCAATTCATACCTATGAATTGAATGTCTGCACACCTTATTCAAATCCAtaagttattttacatttttaatacatacatattcttttgttttttaactgaaaGGTACATTTAATGCAACAAAatccacaaattttaaaaagcaagatttTGAGAAAGATTAGATGATGcaagttttttaatatataattccTTTCTTTTAGTGATGATGCATGCTTTGTGAAATCCACAATCCTCTATGAGGTGTAGGCTATTCAAATGGGAAGTTAAAGCAGTATTCCAGTGATAAATTCTAAGTTACTCCTTGAGTCAATTAATAGTCAAAGCTCCCAAATTGCATTCTCATAGTTGCACAACAGTTGGGATATTCTCTGTCATAAAATCCTACAGGCCAACCTGTGCAGTGTTACAGAAAGCTATTCAGAACTAAGAAGCAATGTAGCCCTTTGTTTTCCCAGTCTAGAAGTGTGTGATTAATACAATACTTCCAACTCATCCTTAACGAGCCTTCTGTGCTAAACACTCCAATAAACTTATACCATTAAATCATTTAGTACCTACCCCCAAAGCTTATGGCATCAGAAAACTTGTGTGTGTCTTAAGATGTTATTAATCTTTCATTTCTGGGATCTGCTAATGACTGGAGAGATTCTAAGGACCAAAATGCAATCAGTGCCTTAAATGTAGTGATATAAAGACTACACACTCAGTTTCAAGATTATGTGAAAACATCTGCATTCCTGGGTTCTTTCCAAAGTGTAGCTTCTACATCTTATTTGAGTTTGACATCATTCAAACTGTTACATGAGCGTGAAGAATTTAGGAAGATATCTTaacctaaaatttttttcaagttcatcATAAACTTCCTTGTTGTACATAAGGTATTTAGAGTATTGTATAAATCAGTTGATTCTTAAATATTCTAAAAGTTGGATTATACCCATATTAATAATTGCATTATAGAATACCTGTCATCTATTCATTTAACATTGTTATATTTACctttgatgtttttcttctgtagaccataaaattttaaatagttagaTTTGATCttccatgaaatatttcataattatatcAAATAATGGCATTCATTCTGTCAAATTTGTATTGATATTCTCTTCATATTATTATCCTTAGTATGGTTTTGTTTGTGAATTCTAATCACCCCTgtcaaaagacaaatttaaactaaatttaaTTACAGATCTAATTGACTTTTATTTGCAATCCATGAGCCAGGGCAGCTTCCATTCTACAAAATAGAGTTGAAAGCTCCTACTGGGCAGAACCCCGAGTTTGACAAAGTGGAAATaaggaaacagaacagaaaaaaacaacttcaattAACATCTGGTACTTCaggttgattttttgaaaaggttAAAGCagaggtgacttttttttttttttttcatttgcctcATGTGAACAGGAATGTCCTGTTTTTAGGAAAAAGGAATCTGTGTTGTTTCCTTAGAGCTTCAGTGTGAGGTGGCATTTAGCATGAGCAACTCCCCTTTGGTTTGATCTGGTCTGTTGAATCCTATTGCAGGAGCTCAGTTCAAAATATTCCCCTAGAGATACCAGATGTAAATAATCAATGTTATCTAATCTGAAGTGAATTTAAGCTCTATAATTCTATCCTTCATTCTCCATCTTTTCCATGTCATTCttgtgatatttcattatttttaggtCTTGGATTCCATGACTCTTGGATCTTCTTTCAGTGACTTTTTTTCACATTGTCACACTATACAGGGATCTACTTACCCACAAATActtaatcacttttaaaaagtacCAAATGTCATCCCTTTGGATATATCCTTAGTATCACTACTTGCATTttcattctaatttattttattcatatttcattttcatgacacagcattttatacatatttgtagAACCTTTTAGCTTTATtaatttcataaagaaattatttttatctgacACAAAAATACTTGGGTGAAACAAATCCAAGAAATCTTCACCATGGgttaaaaaatgtttcatgtgACATATTCACTTGATTGAATGAACACTTCATACTTCATTCAGGTATTTAATATCTGCCAGGTGCTTACTgaaatttaaatgcttttaattttggtCTACATGACAGAGATTACAAAGAGAAATTTAGTTGTTACCTGGATCACTGTACTAGGTATTTCCAAAGTTAGAAAAACTCCCTGAAATGACATGCTTTACATTTCAACGTATATTACTAAGATCTACATATATTCCAAACTTCTCTGAGaacacatgattttttaaaagtgcctGTTTTCTTAccttattttgataaatatttagaagaaatcattagaattttttaaactttcagagaaagagaaactcaTACACAGATGaatatttaaaacagttttaaaatttttagtttctcaATTGATGCAAGgatgttaaaaaggaaaataatatatggATAATGGAGGCAGTCATGGAAAATATTAAGCATGCTTTATAGACATGCTATTTGTATGGTATTCCTGAGACCTCTTGGGCATTGTTTTCACAGACCATTCATTTATCTTTCTCCCAGAAGAGTTAGCACAGAAAGTTCCTCGGGACAGAATTCTTTATGGAAATACTTCTATGAACGATTACTTACCTATAAAACTTAACTTGGTAGCAAATTTCTTCTGTCTTtagatgtgttttaaaataaactcaaattAAGTAGCATAGTGCTGTCCCTTGATATTCACAGAGAATTGTTTCTAGGACTCCTAATATATAGCAAAATCTGTATGATCAAGtcccttatttaaaaaatgacataacATTTAAGTGTATTCTcacatactttaaatcacctctagattgACCTTATCTTAGTATAAACAATGTTATGTAAGAAGTtgttgtattgtttaggaaataatctGTGTATCTATTTCATTACATAATCATTACAAATTTTATGCCAAATTTGTTTTGCCAAAAAAGTAAGGTACAACCATTACATGAAACTTTTCTTAAATTGTGCCAGTATTATTTAAAAGTCATTACAAAactgtccttttatttattagaGCATTAGTTATACATAGTTTGATTCATTGACAAAAATCATATGtgcaaggaattttatttcaacagccattcctcccttttccttgaATCATCCCTCCACCTATTTTCCTTCTACTgatctttatttctcttatttttaaaaaataccctctttttaaaaatatttttaaatattttttaaaaatatttttaaatattttttaaaaatatttttttaaatgtcttctggAAGTTATTTTGAAGTGGAATTGTTAGGCTACCTCTAGGAGCGACATTTATCCAGGTTTGTTCAGTAGGTTAGAGGACATGGAGAAGACCGACAGTGAGGAGGAGGTCCTGTGCTAGACTGGTTATACTTAAAAGACATAATGACCATTGTCTTGTGCATGCATTTTGTTCCTCATTACTGTGTATACAGTTGAAAATGCTAAGTACTTTTTTGAAATATCTAGACTTTCTATAATCTGAAGTGTCTAATATTTTATAAGTagtaaaatataacacatttagtaaatttctttttgttaaatttcttatgaaattttttgaTGGGGCAATAATCAAACCTCCTGTTGAGTAGTACACATTTGTTTGCTGCTCTTGGCGAGTACCATGCTAGTGTGCTTACAATGAGGCAAGAGTTGTTGCTTTTGTCTGtaggttttgttttactttgctgtgtGCATAGTGTGTATAAAGGACAGAACAAGCCCTATTCTACATCTAATCTTTCTAGATGTTAAggaggttgccagtgtatgactaaagtagaattagtaaacaaattttgtatgttttgggttaaaattcctagaaagaattatcttctgaaaatttgagcATTATAGCCCACTGGGTTGGTGAAGGGTCAGAATGCTCAAATTTGAGGACATTTTGAAATTAGAACTATTGTTGCATGACAGTCTTGAATGAACTGCACACATGTACATAATGGACAAATTGAGTCCTTACTTGAAATATCTAGTctgtgaaagcacccagaaactactctggacatgggaactcacacaagaaactTTTAGCAGACAAACAGAGTGTCTGCTCTTaagggcaagagagagagaaagagtgagaaagagtgagtgagagtgaatgtaagagagaaaatagagcAAATAGTGGGGAATTATCCTTAAATAGTGAAAGTCCATgggctaattggaccaatgactgacaatAAAGTTAATAATCTAGATTATAAAATGGTAtgtggggagggggtggaacCAGGGGAGAAATAGCAGCAGTCTTGttccttacattcccccatttttgtttttataagaacattcctgtcgtgtccctcgcccgcaagaaagcacgacacaggaatcttccttcagcaatttaataaggaccttattgttataaaaccatggtttttcttcttcctccttttgagCCGAATTCacacacttttatactcttgcaatagccaatctactcctgccacttggcttaTGTTCATAGGTgttcccacttgcaacagttggctcaaccaaatatgggcttgtttacctagaaagcacttcaggaaaccatcgccatcttatcatggtggcgaggcggctcgccacagctcccccttctttattttatgaacacaggtgaaggtagaggccctatcctactgtgcaaaagtggcaaatagtgaacgtcagtcccagagtggcgccttctccgggcctgatatcacctaagccgatgccttttttcgtagggtgggacgtggacatcaaacccacatgcaatagggcatgccttccttgaggtttaaaaataaaactctcaagtgcagtgctttgcctcgcatcctgtgtccatgaagacatagcggtatggaaaaccatactagggggagcttatccagcttacgcaactgcaaaggcctgaggtaggaaaacacattacccTTCTTGTCAATGCTGCACAATAccggggcaccataatgaacacaaggcatacagtaacagttctctcctccaacattattgttatagctcaagatcaaaggtggaagttacaagacaattgaagccttaattggTACAAGAAATCCCTAGGATgtaaatacacagtcctcaaagaaaagtatataGTAATTACAGTaataccctgcagacacctagcataagtgataattctaactctaacagagatatgctaaaaatgtcacttattcccgtgccagattagccaaccacacagaaggtgacaccccttgttcaatggctaacacagcctgaattaacactGCCTTTTTACGTGtttgacgcactcttagcttgcaaataaaccaaaggcaaaggcagatACCTGCaagacaaatacatccaaagatccccacaccaacccattctttaaaataactaaaggcagaggtgagccagctagagaactgactcaaagtaacaggctcaacacgggtgtcatttaaaatcgcaatctgcaataattgttgagtcatcatcttttcagcttttagggaccaattgcctgcaagaaaggtggaaatcaagtggctttaattttttgcttttttatatcttactggagttatacacatgtgtttatgattcccgatgcatccaacttgtgcaatgttgaaaagttcatccaactatACTTGTAgcaaatctatcctttgattcgccgccaagatccctgataggatatgtctgttaatGTGGTCCTGGGATTTCAGTACCTGTGCAGTTTGTTGTataacttgattaatggtttgtgctgtttgaacttgattggtcatggctagagcagcggtagtggctgcagcagcagagacagcaatagcagttattatggctgcggtaatgccaaagtctcttttctctgaagaggtgcaccaacggaaaattatctggattgacctccactgggacaggtacaaaggtgggtacctttacaatcacagcaacagattcactaccgttccaacactctgaaagcaggcaggtaatattatcattagaacaatttaaaatcacttctgaactgtttgataatagaaaagggggggttaAGCATACTGGAGCAGGGGGAAGAGTAGCATAATATAGCTGCTTATGCAACAACAAGTTTCCTAGTCGATGTCCTTTTTGTATATCTTCCGTGACAGTACCTGTTgcattatgcaaagagaaattgccTCCTTTTAATAAGGCTAAAGCAGAGATGTCAGCCGTGGCTCCGGCCCGATTACCTATCAGCCACTGATAAAAAGGCCACCCCGATCCAGTAGAGGtaccattttttgtgaaattataggaaaacttcttaagggatggagatatagagaatcccggagccacctctttataatcccaatttctgtcttgacaatgaGTAAATATTGGGGGAAAGCTTTTGTAAGGGGTACAAGCAGGTGAAGCAAGAAACCGTGTGGCATTTGTCGCATTTTTCCTTGCCCATGGAAAATGACTGGTACTCACAGTAACCAGGGTGGTGATATTTACCACTCCACTATTATTTCCCACACCAGATCCAGACTGCAATCCCTGCAAGACCTGCATGAGGGCAGCAGTATGTTTAAAGATACACTGTTATGTTGCAAGGAATTGTCCCAGGAGGTGACATTTTTAAGGAGCAGACGCACATAGTGTTGACTATCACtatgaagggaaaaacaaaagacttcagtCAAATTAAAAGATGTAAGATTAAAGATGGAGGTTTCAGTAGACATAGGATCACgacatggcatttccatctcacaaGTGGTGGCGAAAAGTGttggcaaaatattggaatcagCATGGATCGGCATAGGTATCGGCCATGCCCGAGTAACCgcccagagccttatcttagaaaTTGGCTTCTGACTGACCCATTGGATCATCAGGACCAGACACCACAGGATCagtagattcttcattctgttccttcacaCCTTTAGCTGAAGTTGAGGCTAGCAGACTCCCTGGTATCCTACGCACGAGTCGCTCAGGCACCCAAAGCGGTTCCGttcgatcctgtggaaaaatacaaacagaacctcGTGCCCATATCAGCACGGGATCAGGTCCGTACCACTGGCCTGAAAGcacatccttccacttcactTTCCCTAAGGAAAGGGGGGCAGGCGgtgaacaatgtctgtcagccgcagaattatcatttgcatccaaagttaaaaaattaatggtaaaaggagccagagacaaacgctctttaggagtacggcttgctcctattccccctttttgtctgtgcaaaagttctttaatcgttctatgagctctctccacaattccctgaccttgggggttgtaaggcaagccatgagtcagttgcactcccatagtggagcagaaagaggtgaattgttgaccagtgtatgtcggcccattatctgtcttcaaggagcatggaaggccccaggcggcccaagcctctaggcaatgggagatgacatgatggcctttttctcctgccaaagcagaggcatgtataattccagagaaagtatctactgagacatgaacatattttagggaaccaaactctgcaatatgagttacatccatttgccaaatcgtaagaggtcgcaagccttgggggttaacaccaaaagaagggagatgatgaaatggaacacaatgagaacaatctaagacaatctgtctcacttctgctcgaggaatagagaagtgcttacgaagtgtttgggagttaacatgaaatttattatgagagtctcgagcactgtcaagagaagaaagaaaacaaattgtgcgggtagcggcatctgtccttgtgtttccttcaacaataggtccagggagagccgtatgagctcttatatgtacaggataaaagggtgcagaacggcccaaaatcaaattttgtaactgagtaaataaagatgaaactttgttgttaagattgatggcacctacagtttccaacaccttaagtgctccttagagaagtcctcttattccctgggttcaggctgactgagggcaaaagatccaaatactggcctatcttgccttctgtatttaattccaatctctaagttt contains:
- the LOC124989391 gene encoding olfactory receptor 2B11-like, translated to MILINESRPEEFILLGFANHPWLQLPLFVILLITYPMAMMGNIIIILVSKLDPRLHSPMYFFLTNLSFLDMCYTTSFVPQMLINLGSSKKTISYIGCIVQLYFFSIMGGTECLLLAIMSFDRYVAICRPLHYTLIMNRCICILLVTTVWLGGMVYAFLEATLTLQLPLCGVNKLDHLLCEIPVLIKTACGEKEANELILSVVCIFMLAVPLCLILASYASIGHTVFKIKSSEGRKKAFGTCSSHLIVVFLFYGPAISMYLQPPSSISRDQPKFMALFYGMVTPTLNPFIYTLRNKDVKGALGKLVSSIFSSNDLIRGDSHEGSSFMNRIKALTKKDDTKLGPIALVLSLTCGCSSTLFQWSFLQTISIFFTLHLIFYFYLLSSSHIIISSYITPVSPCPPFKMVKPFTNLLFLL